The following are encoded together in the Fundidesulfovibrio putealis DSM 16056 genome:
- the smpB gene encoding SsrA-binding protein SmpB: MSAHAGDSIKIIAVNRKARHYYEIQDTMEAGMVLTGPEVKSLRGGKINFKDGYVRFSGNFEAFLCGVHISPYENASSDQDPDRERKLLLHEHQIRTWKAKTEQKGLTVVPMKIYLKRGKMKLEIGLAKGKNVHDRKDALKERDLDREAKREKDRYK, encoded by the coding sequence GTGAGTGCACACGCTGGCGACTCCATAAAGATCATCGCCGTCAACAGAAAAGCCCGCCATTACTACGAAATCCAGGACACAATGGAGGCGGGCATGGTGCTGACCGGCCCCGAGGTCAAAAGCCTGCGCGGCGGCAAGATCAACTTCAAGGACGGCTACGTGCGCTTTAGCGGCAACTTCGAGGCGTTCTTGTGCGGAGTGCATATCAGCCCGTACGAGAACGCGAGCAGCGACCAGGACCCGGACAGGGAACGCAAGCTGCTGCTGCACGAACACCAGATCCGCACCTGGAAAGCCAAGACCGAACAGAAAGGCCTGACCGTGGTGCCGATGAAGATTTATCTGAAGCGCGGCAAGATGAAGCTGGAGATCGGACTGGCCAAGGGCAAGAACGTCCATGACCGGAAAGATGCGTTGAAGGAGAGGGATTTGGATCGGGAGGCGAAGAGGGAGAAGGATAGGTATAAGTAG